The window GAAAAAAGCCAAGTTTCTTCTCGCTTCCACGAGTGAGGTTTATGGAGACCCGGAAGAGCATCCACAGAAAGAGGACTACTTCGGTAATGTGAACCTGTTCAGCCCCCGGGCGGTTTATGATGAAGGAAAACGTTTCGCCGAAACATTGACTCTTGCCTTTCACAGAAAATACAGACTTCAGGTCGGCATTGTGCGGATATTCAACACCTATGGTGAAAGGATGCGCGCCGGAGACGGTCGGGTTATTCCGACATTCATTAATGAGGCGTTGAAGAATCAACCTCTGTCGATCTTCGGTGACGGTAAGCAGACAAGAAGTTTTTGTTATATCACTGATATGGTGAAAGCCATTGTGAAAGCGGTTCAAATCGACTATCCTTTGCCGATAAATGTCGGGAACCCCGCCGAGTACACGGTGCTTCAATTGGCAGAGGTGATAAAACGTCTTTGCAACAGCAAGAGCAGTTACCGTTTTTTACCTCTGCCT of the candidate division WOR-3 bacterium genome contains:
- a CDS encoding SDR family oxidoreductase, with translation MRIIITGGAGFIGSHLVDYYIEKGNEVVVVDNLISGQKKNLVQHFGNKKFTFMETDVCTVTALDGDVDLILHFACPASPFDYLKYPIETLMVMSAGTANMLKLALSKKAKFLLASTSEVYGDPEEHPQKEDYFGNVNLFSPRAVYDEGKRFAETLTLAFHRKYRLQVGIVRIFNTYGERMRAGDGRVIPTFINEALKNQPLSIFGDGKQTRSFCYITDMVKAIVKAVQIDYPLPINVGNPAEYTVLQLAEVIKRLCNSKSSYRFLPLPDSDPKKRKPDITKARELLCWEPKVDLEDGLKRVIEWFRREENG